The following proteins come from a genomic window of Rutidosis leptorrhynchoides isolate AG116_Rl617_1_P2 chromosome 10, CSIRO_AGI_Rlap_v1, whole genome shotgun sequence:
- the LOC139872486 gene encoding probable protein phosphatase 2C 27: protein MCVHDTEKDNMGCCSTDDKSNQLDSDQLTLSTTFPMDSIGENAVVTGEQRNTFNTFIPILRSGEWSDIGNRSHMEDAHICIPNLAENFTGEFSDKEIISFYGVFDGHGGKGASHFVRDHLPRIIVEDANFPLELEKVVMRSFMETDAAFAESCCVERSLCSGTTALTAMIFGRSLLVANAGDCRAILSRHGLAFEMSKDHRPCCHLERTRVESVGGFVDDGYLNGQLGVTRAIGNWHIKGLKQIGDQVGPLSAEPELKLVTLTQEDEFLIIGSDGIWDVFRNQNAVDFVRRQLQDHNDVKRCCKEMVDEAIKRGAVDNLTVVVVCFQADPPPHMVVQRGRVRRSISAEGLLSLKCHLEG from the exons ATGTGTGTACACGATACAGAGAAGGATAATATGGGGTGTTGTTCAACAGATGATAAAAGCAATCAGCTTGATTCTGATCAACTTACTCTTTCAACTACTTTTCCG ATGGATAGCATTGGTGAGAATGCAGTTGTTACGGGCGAGCAACGGAATACCTTCAATACCTTCATCCCTATTCTTCGTTCCGGAGAGTGGTCTGATATTGGAAATCGATCGCACATGGAGGATGCCCACATTTGCATTCCAAATCTAGCTGAAAATTTCACTGGTGAATTTTCTGACAAAGAAATTATCTCGTTTTATGGC GTGTTTGATGGGCATGGGGGAAAGGGAGCATCACATTTTGTCCGTGATCATTTACCGAGAATCATAGTCGAAGATGCTAATTTCCCGTTAGAGCTTGAAAAGGTTGTGATGAGGTCATTCATGGAGACGGATGCTGCATTTGCTGAATCTTGTTGTGTAGAACGGTCTCTTTGTTCTGGCACTACGGCACTTACTGCGATGATCTTTGGGAG ATCTCTACTTGTGGCGAATGCTGGAGATTGCAGAGCGATTCTTTCTAGACATGGATTAGCTTTCGAGATGTCAAAAGATCACAGGCCTTGTTGTCACCTAGAAAGGACACGTGTCGAATCTGTTGGTGGATTTGTTGACGATGGCTACTTGAACGGTCAACTAGGCGTGACTCGAGCAATAGGTAATTGGCACATCAAAGGGTTGAAACAAATAGGTGATCAAGTTGGCCCATTGAGTGCTGAACCTGAGCTTAAATTGGTTACACTAACTCAAGAAGACGAGTTCTTGATTATTGGAAGTGATGGGATTTGGGACGTTTTTAGAAATCAAAATGCAGTCGATTTTGTAAGAAGACAGTTGCAGGATCATAATGATGTAAAACGGTGCTGCAAGGAGATGGTGGATGAAGCAATCAAGAGAGGAGCGGTTGATAATTTGACGGTGGTTGTTGTGTGTTTTCAGGCGGACCCGCCGCCACATATGGTGGTGCAAAGAGGCAGAGTTAGGCGGAGTATTTCTGCAGAAGGTCTGCTTAGTCTTAAATGCCATCTTGAAGGATAA
- the LOC139872373 gene encoding putative glycerol-3-phosphate transporter 5, with amino-acid sequence MKDPKTLTLDPPPAFTLFPSLNPPQKTQTFHQITTLFITFLAYAAFHASRKPPSIVKSVLGPDPNPNLTQTGWAPFNSSGGPHRLGELDLAFLSAYAIGMYFSGHVGDRFDIRIFLTIGMIGSGVFTVLFGLGYWFNIHLFGYFVFVQICCGVFQSIGWPCVVTVMGNWFGKSKRGLIMGVWNSHTSVGNIVGSILASSVLGFGWGWAFVLPGILILIVSVIVFVFLVVNPQTIGLELPVEEDSGMGTNTNTEGIALVNSNHDDDNDSERVLGSSSDAIGFLEAWKLPGVVSFALCLFFSKLVAYTFLYWLPFYIRHTAVAGVHLSHKTAGILSAIFDVGGVAGGILAGYVSDLIEARAVTSIVFLILSIPALFFYRLYGSISMFSNISLMFLSGLLVNGPYALITTAVAADLGSQSSIKGNSRAMATVSAIIDGTGSVGAALGPLLAGYISTRGWNSVFFMLIFSLLVAGLLLIQVVRTEITVKVNEGKWLLLTAIAKR; translated from the exons ATGAAAGAtcccaaaaccctaaccctagatccaCCCCCAGCCTTTACCCTCTTCCCATCTCTTAACCCACCTCAAAAAACCCAAACTTTTCACCAAATCACCACCCTGTTCATCACATTTCTCGCCTATGCCGCCTTCCACGCCTCCCGAAAACCGCCCAGTATCGTCAAATCCGTTCTTGGCCCTGACCCAAACCCGAATTTGACCCAAACCGGATGGGCTCCGTTCAATTCATCCGGTGGCCCGCACCGGCTAGGAGAGCTTGATCTCGCATTCTTATCGGCTTACGCCATCGGTATGTACTTCTCCGGTCACGTAGGCGATCGATTCGATATTAGGATTTTTTTAACAATTGGAATGATTGGTAGTGGTGTGTTTACTGTGCTTTTTGGGTTAGGGTATTGGTTTAATATCCATTTGTTTGGTTATTTTGTTTTTGTTCAAATTTGTTGTGGGGTGTTTCAGTCAATTGGTTGGCCTTGTGTTGTAACTGTAATGGGAAATTGGTTTGGTAAATCTAAAAGAGGGTTGATTATGGGTGTGTGGAATTCGCATACTTCGGTTGGTAATATTGTTGGATCGATTCTTGCTTCCTCGGTGTTAGGGTTTGGTTGGGGGTGGGCGTTTGTGTTGCCCGGAATTCTGATTTTAATTGTGTCGGTTATCGTTTTTGTGTTTCTTGTTGTGAATCCGCAAACTATTGGTCTTGAGTTGCCCGTTGAAGAAGATTCGGGCATGGGAACAAACACGAATACTGAAGGAATTGCGTTGGTTAACAGTAACCATGATGATGACAATGATAGTGAACGGGTTTTGGGATCTTCTTCAGATGCTATCGGGTTTTTAGAGGCGTGGAAATTGCCTGGTGTTGTATCGTTTGCGCTTTGCTTGTTCTTTTCGAAGCTCGTTGCTTACACTTTCTTGTATTGGTTACCATTTTACATAAGGCACACAG CTGTTGCTGGGGTGCATTTATCTCATAAAACTGCCGGAATACTCTCGGCTATATTTGATGTTGGAGGAGTTGCGGGTGGAATTTTGGCCGGGTACGTATCAGATTTGATCGAAGCTCGAGCAGTTACTTCAATCGTATTCTTGATACTATCAATTCCCGCCCTTTTTTTCTACCGTTTATATGGAAGCATTTCAATGTTCAGCAACATTTCGTTAATGTTTCTTTCTGGGTTACTTGTAAATGGACCATATGCACTTATTACAACAGCGGTTGCAGCCGATCTTGGCAGTCAAAGTTCAATTAAAGGTAATTCTCGAGCCATGGCTACAGTGAGTGCTATTATAGATGGTACTGGTTCAGTTGGTGCAGCCCTTGGTCCCCTTTTAGCCGGTTATATATCTACAAGAGGATGGAATAGCGTGTTTTTTATGCTTATTTTTTCGTTATTAGTTGCTGGTTTGTTACTGATTCAGGTTGTTAGAACTGAGATTACAGTGAAAGTCAACGAGGGAAAATGGCTTTTGTTGACCGCAATTGCAAAACGATAG